Proteins encoded by one window of Bacteroidota bacterium:
- a CDS encoding T9SS type A sorting domain-containing protein produces the protein MINYKNICFTIASVFFILISYQSKSQTTPCDTISFNQTFPDTIYSCGVDSIELDAGANYLSYQWNTLDTTQSVYVSTSSMYIVNLVLDSTCFGGDTVFVSLISSTIQQNDTGICYGEDILISMSSSFYSFQWNIGFYSDTIVHTPFSTTNYVVEIFDGFSYCYDSVLVTVDVSPGLQENYLFCNIDSFDLATNPNGNFTDYLWNTGSTDASIYVNTTGIYSVSTNTSMGCFYQDTTSVEFIIANVSQADTTLCYGDSLVLSANPGMTYYSWSTNQYTESITVFPSDTSTYFITYPLGIGQCSDSVTLNVASPPFLDDTILLCNASNYEIDASSDYSNYLWSTGSNSTILNITNSGTYGLTVSIDACTQIYSNYVDFIDLEITTNDTTVCYGETITINASSSISNYTWSTQEFTSSISPTITDNSTIFLYSSNGINSCMDSIQIMAYPEITVNLDDSVFECNQASIDIFEQIYVYPSYLWNTGETSQVLTVNSTGTYTLTVTNNEGCSGVGQSYVNLISVDILQNDTLLCNGNSLIINSTASTSSYFWNTGETTSSILVAPFVYSQYILTATDGIGSCTDQVNISVGDPISISFDDTIFSCSTLEFSFDTTFSSYLWSTGEISPSILVNSSNIVSVTVTNSSGCSDSDSSFVYIIDSKIDQSDTAICEGEFVMFSIDQNVSSYNYLWNNGSTDLAIFVFPETSQYYSVSISDGVGTCTDEVFVEVWEFGIDTIFGATDVYQDSTEQYFINTYPGSTFEWNVSSGTFTQNSDTSITVVWGQMGVGVVQIVETNSHGCISEPLILEVTIDFDFSIADNGDERILVFPNPFSDFTKIILNNKLQNFKKMEIYDAFGKMIYQIENQNRTEYIVHRNNLSQGVYFIKIIGEEIIIKKIIVQ, from the coding sequence ATGATTAATTACAAAAATATATGCTTTACCATAGCTTCAGTTTTTTTTATATTAATATCCTATCAATCAAAATCGCAAACTACACCATGCGATACAATTTCATTCAATCAAACATTTCCTGACACTATCTATTCTTGCGGTGTTGATAGCATTGAATTAGATGCTGGAGCAAATTATTTGAGCTATCAATGGAATACACTTGATACTACTCAGTCTGTTTATGTATCAACATCATCAATGTATATTGTTAATCTTGTTTTGGATAGCACTTGCTTTGGAGGAGATACAGTTTTTGTAAGCCTTATAAGTTCTACAATTCAACAAAACGATACCGGAATTTGCTATGGTGAAGATATTTTGATTTCGATGTCTTCATCTTTTTATTCATTTCAATGGAATATTGGATTTTATTCAGACACAATAGTTCATACTCCTTTCAGCACAACAAACTATGTTGTTGAAATATTTGATGGCTTTTCTTATTGCTATGATTCGGTTTTGGTTACAGTGGATGTTTCTCCCGGGTTGCAGGAAAATTATCTGTTTTGTAATATTGACAGTTTTGACTTGGCGACCAATCCAAACGGTAATTTTACTGACTATTTGTGGAATACAGGAAGTACAGATGCTTCAATTTATGTAAATACTACTGGGATTTATAGTGTTTCAACAAATACAAGTATGGGATGCTTTTATCAAGATACTACATCTGTTGAATTTATTATTGCAAATGTTTCGCAAGCAGATACAACACTTTGTTATGGAGATAGTTTGGTTCTTTCAGCAAATCCTGGAATGACTTACTATTCGTGGAGTACGAATCAATACACAGAATCAATTACAGTTTTCCCAAGCGATACAAGTACATATTTCATAACCTACCCTCTTGGTATCGGACAATGTAGCGATAGTGTAACTTTAAATGTTGCAAGTCCGCCATTTTTAGACGATACAATTCTACTTTGCAATGCATCGAATTATGAAATAGATGCTAGTTCAGATTATTCAAATTATTTATGGAGCACAGGTAGCAACTCCACTATTTTAAATATTACAAATAGTGGGACTTATGGATTAACAGTGAGCATTGATGCCTGCACTCAAATCTATTCTAATTATGTAGATTTTATTGATTTAGAAATAACTACGAACGACACTACAGTTTGCTATGGCGAAACAATTACTATTAATGCAAGTTCAAGTATTTCAAACTACACATGGAGTACTCAAGAATTTACAAGCTCAATTTCTCCAACAATTACCGATAACTCTACAATATTTTTATATTCAAGCAATGGCATAAACTCGTGTATGGATTCTATCCAAATCATGGCCTATCCTGAAATAACAGTAAATTTAGACGATTCTGTATTTGAATGTAATCAAGCAAGCATCGATATTTTTGAACAAATTTATGTTTATCCTTCATATTTGTGGAATACCGGAGAAACTTCTCAGGTTTTAACAGTAAATTCGACAGGAACATATACTCTTACTGTAACAAATAATGAAGGCTGTAGCGGCGTAGGACAAAGTTATGTAAATCTTATTTCAGTAGATATTTTGCAAAACGATACACTTTTATGTAACGGAAATTCTTTAATAATAAATTCAACAGCTTCAACAAGCTCATATTTTTGGAACACAGGCGAAACCACTTCATCGATTCTTGTTGCTCCTTTTGTATATTCCCAATATATTTTGACTGCAACTGACGGAATTGGCTCCTGCACTGATCAAGTAAATATTAGTGTTGGCGATCCAATTTCAATTAGTTTTGATGATACAATATTTTCTTGCTCAACCTTAGAATTTTCGTTCGATACTACATTTTCGAGCTATCTTTGGAGTACCGGAGAAATTAGCCCTTCAATTTTGGTTAACTCTTCCAATATTGTTAGCGTAACCGTAACTAATTCAAGTGGTTGTTCTGATTCCGATAGTTCCTTTGTTTACATAATCGACTCTAAAATTGACCAATCTGACACTGCAATTTGTGAAGGAGAATTTGTAATGTTTTCTATAGATCAAAATGTAAGCTCATATAATTATTTATGGAACAATGGCTCCACAGATTTGGCAATTTTTGTATTTCCAGAAACAAGTCAATATTATTCAGTTTCTATTTCCGATGGCGTAGGAACCTGCACAGACGAGGTCTTTGTTGAAGTTTGGGAATTTGGAATTGACACTATTTTTGGAGCAACAGATGTTTATCAAGACTCGACAGAACAATATTTCATTAACACATATCCGGGATCAACCTTTGAATGGAATGTATCCTCAGGGACATTTACCCAAAACTCTGACACGAGCATCACTGTAGTTTGGGGACAAATGGGTGTTGGTGTTGTGCAAATTGTTGAAACTAATTCTCATGGCTGCATTAGCGAACCTTTGATTTTGGAAGTTACTATTGATTTCGATTTTAGTATAGCAGATAATGGCGATGAAAGAATTTTAGTTTTTCCAAACCCGTTTAGCGATTTCACAAAAATTATTCTGAACAATAAACTTCAAAATTTCAAAAAAATGGAAATTTATGATGCTTTCGGTAAAATGATTTATCAAATTGAAAATCAAAATCGAACTGAATATATTGTTCATAGAAACAACTTATCTCAAGGCGTTTATTTTATAAAAATAATTGGAGAAGAAATCATAATAAAAAAGATAATTGTTCAATAA